In one Brienomyrus brachyistius isolate T26 chromosome 7, BBRACH_0.4, whole genome shotgun sequence genomic region, the following are encoded:
- the LOC125746670 gene encoding GTP-binding protein Di-Ras2 produces the protein MPEQSNDYRVVVFGAGGVGKSSLVLRFVKGTFRESYIPTVEDTYRQVISCDKSICTLQITDTTGSHQFPAMQRLSISKGHAFILVYSITSRQSLEELKPIFDQVCQIKGDVENIPIMLVGNKCDEAQNREVEMSDGEAMSRKWKCAFMETSAKTNHNVKELFQELLNLEKRRTVSLQIDGKKNKQQKRAEKLKGKCVVM, from the coding sequence ATGCCGGAGCAGAGCAATGACTACCGCGTGGTGGTATTCGGCGCGGGGGGTGTGGGTAAAAGCTCCCTGGTGCTACGCTTTGTGAAGGGGACCTTCCGCGAGAGCTACATCCCCACCGTGGAGGACACGTACCGGCAGGTGATCAGCTGCGACAAGAGCATCTGCACCCTGCAGATCACCGACACCACCGGCAGTCACCAGTTCCCCGCCATGCAGCGTCTCTCCATCTCCAAGGGTCACGCCTTCATCCTGGTCTACTCCATCACCAGCCGGCAGTCGCTGGAGGAGCTCAAGCCCATCTTTGACCAGGTCTGCCAGATCAAGGGCGACGTGGAGAACATTCCTATCATGCTGGTGGGCAACAAGTGCGACGAGGCCCAGAATCGGGAGGTGGAGATGAGCGACGGAGAAGCCATGTCCAGGAAGTGGAAGTGTGCCTTCATGGAAACGTCGGCCAAGACCAACCACAACGTCAAGGAGCTCTTTCAGGAGCTGTTGAACTTGGAGAAGCGCAGGACTGTTAGCCTCCAGATCGACGGCAAGAAGAATAAGCAGCAGAAGCGGGCGGAGAAACTCAAGGGAAAGTGCGTGGTCATGTGA